The nucleotide sequence CAGGTAAAATCTCGCCTCACTGCGATCGCGCTTATCATTGCTTCTGTTTGCGGCACCTCTGCAATTTTTGGCTGTGTGCCCCTACTCGCCAACCTCACGTCGTCCCAGCCTAATTCTGCCGCACGTCCAGTGGCGCATCCAACTCCTCTCTCAGAAGCCTCATCTTCCCAGGTGCCTCACGCTCTGTAATGTTCAGAACTTCAAGTATAAAAGCCACACAGCCCTAAAGCTGCATGGCTTCTACCTAATCGGAGCGACAGGATTTGAACCTGCGACCCCTACTACCCCAAAGTAGTGCGCTACCAAGCTGCGCTACGCCCCGATACACTGATTTAGTGCTTAGCAAGCATAGCATAAGGGTACAGACATTGCTTAAAAAACTGCTTAAAAAACTTTGAGAACTTGTGTAGCTTGGAGCAACTCTGATACCGCCGAGGCGTTCCAAAACCCCTCTCCGCGCCGCCCTGTTAGGACAATTAATCTCAGGTCATAATCCTGAGGATAACCTTCCGCTTCGAGCCAAATTAGCTCACTCTCTACCTCACAGCTAATTCGTTCTTCACGCATCAAGTCTTGGCTCACTTGGCGTAGGGTTTCAGCCAACTGCGTCAATAATTTACAAAAGTCTTCAAGTTCCGCTGCGGTTAGCTCGATCGCCCACCCATCTCCGCCGATCAAGCCTTGAAAGGCGATCGCCTCATCATCCCAACCCAACCGCCAACCGCTACCACTCTTCAGTTGCCGAGGCATACCGACTTCCTAGGGCAATAGCAGATGCGCATCCCCAGGTTGAGGTTCCCGCTGAGGAACGACCAGGGGCGCAAGAGGCGCAGCAGGTATAGCATTTGGTCGCTGAGGTATAGGTGCAGAATCGGCTTCAGGAATAGTGTCTCTGGTTGTGAAAACATTAACGAGTGTCTGTACGAGTGCATCTCGTTGTGTGCGATCTAAGTTGCGGATTACAGCAACATCGTTTTGAAAAGGATTAGTGCGGAGTGTATCTGCACTAGGATAACTAGATGCAGGCATCATCCGCTCATTTGCACCCAAGTAGTCTGCTAAAGTTAGCTTCCAATCTAAGCGATAGTTAACGGGGCGAACTTTGACATAAACGTGATAACGAATCAAGCGGCTGATGAGGGTGTTGCTCTCGGCAACCTTACCATTTTCTCGGTTAACGTACTGGTTCTCGCGAGGAAAATCGGGCAGCAACTCATAGACTTGCTGCCATGCATCGCCCACCCGAACATCCTGTGCTACAAGGGGTTGAGTCCTCACCAATAAGACTGTGGCAAATGTCAGGAGCAGTAAAAGAAGGGGCGAGCTTTTCGAGATACCCTTAAGAGGTCGCTTGAAAGTATTCAGTAAAGAACGCCTCAAAAAGCGCAGCATCGTTTCACGCAACATCATTTTCACCTAAAAAGTTTGTAGAGGTGACCACTCATTAAGTTACCCCTAAGACAAGCTACTCGCCAATAATCTCAGGCTGCGTCAACTCATCCGACATTTCAATAATGGCTCGAATCACAGGCTTCATTTTCGGGTCATCAATGCTATCAAATTCCTCAAAACGGCGACGTTGCGCCCGGGTAGCGACCTGAACGGTAATGCGATAGCGATTTGAAGCGGCAGAAACCAAATCTTCAGCGCGACGCATCAGTTGGGTAGTGTCGAGATTGCTATTGGTTCGCTTTAGCAGGGCGCTATTACGGTTATTGGTGGTGGTCTTACTTACAAACATGGAGGTTACTCGTTTGATGAAAAATCGCGATTAATCAGACTCAGTCACGGGTGTGGTGACTAGGGTAGGAGAAGCTGAAATCTCAGTTATCTGAGGTCGTGGCTTTATCCTGAGGAGGTCAGGTCGCGGCTTCCCTACCCCATAGGTTAGAGCATAACTCTGGGTTAGCAGCCAAAGCCAGAGGACAGGATTACGAGGTTCTAGCCAAGACTGGATGGAGCGAGCAAAGTTAGGTAACTTGCTAAACACCCAACTCAAGCCAGCACTCAAGGTGAAATTGACATAGCTGCCGACCCAGCGTAACAGATCTTTTGTGCCAGCAAGTTCCCAAATCCATAGCAACAGGTAAGGATTGATGCGGGCAGCTTTTAGCGCCATTCGATTAAAGGCTAACCATCCAGCTTGATCCTTGACAAATCGCTCTGCAACTTCCAGGGGTTCACTAGCAAGGATGCCAAAAAATGTGTTTAGCATCGCGTTAACTTTGTATGGAGATAAAAATCGGTTAGTCGGAACCATCATTCCCTTAGAGAACATCCAGGTAACAGCAATGTTGCTCTGAAACGCTCGGATGGGGTTGAGGTGAGTGGCTTTGAGAAGATCGT is from Timaviella obliquedivisa GSE-PSE-MK23-08B and encodes:
- a CDS encoding DUF1818 family protein, with amino-acid sequence MPRQLKSGSGWRLGWDDEAIAFQGLIGGDGWAIELTAAELEDFCKLLTQLAETLRQVSQDLMREERISCEVESELIWLEAEGYPQDYDLRLIVLTGRRGEGFWNASAVSELLQATQVLKVF
- a CDS encoding DNA-directed RNA polymerase subunit omega produces the protein MFVSKTTTNNRNSALLKRTNSNLDTTQLMRRAEDLVSAASNRYRITVQVATRAQRRRFEEFDSIDDPKMKPVIRAIIEMSDELTQPEIIGE